The following are encoded in a window of Pieris napi chromosome 23, ilPieNapi1.2, whole genome shotgun sequence genomic DNA:
- the LOC125061390 gene encoding uncharacterized protein LOC125061390 gives MKEIVNKNLITLKCVLFCFLAGIGCIYPFLPLHMLSVGLDRAEARLISAVTPCIALLGPAVLGPLIDKLSVGRGSTGGSSGPSGSGKLLRIITALCLILSALFYSLLLAVPYTERHEARRPQVLFMCDADGGYVMQEVCTEGMRCNRWDGQKSGVLAVGACEYGCADENMTWVMKPFTTTSTTTTMSPLYNSVANYTTPVLLVTEEPEDDADFEINPPHLCYNGQCLVYMQHEKRLRVPLSLLAPEMPEDNSTDENNWCTYRTAGPSKCIVPADRLQEINPDGGECKAAVRCQVLDPYDEPDGVLANAECRLVIGDPSYTFWSYFVIRLFADIWPTAALALLGAACVIATRETSLGRGDVGRQLAFGTLGLAIFPPLAGLAASEMPDTPYLVPFLLHALFMFIGALILIVDSHMPLSTPEWWWHTATGVLTMPMNAVRRYGAETAAIFAVVVLLGTLWSGIDAYLPWTVLELNGTSVSAGLTLTAGALPAVPALWWAEAVVDYIGHSNIYIAAFTFYCLRYTALAYSTTYTWVIVSELLEVFTLSLVWVTSVLYFRHLVPRKYTATGQALPVIAHFCLGRCIGAIVSGMVTLEQSIESSRNVYRALGVLALLCSCVYLALYHLLLAPRCASPAAPPPTHLLQGLNSNGASNGSYAPMRVYHEERSRKGHFRY, from the exons GAATAGGATGTATCTACCCATTTCTGCCCCTACATATGCTATCCGTTGGGTTAGATAGAGCAGAAGCACGTTTGATTTCTGCCGTAACACCATGTATAGCACTGCTTGGCCCTGCCGTGTTGGGACCGCTTATTGATAA ATTGTCAGTGGGTCGAGGCTCGACCGGCGGAAGTTCGGGGCCCAGCGGTTCCGGGAAGCTTTTGAGAATCATCACTGCCTTGTGTCTTATTTTAAgtgctttattttattcgttaCTACTCGCCGTTCCATACACGGAGCGACATGAG GCCAGGAGACCGCAAGTCCTCTTTATGTGCGACGCAGATGGCGGTTACGTAATGCAGGAAGTGTGTACTGAGGGCATGAGATGCAATAGATGGGATGGACAAAAG TCAGGAGTACTTGCTGTGGGCGCGTGTGAATACGGCTGTGCTGACGAGAACATGACGTGGGTGATGAAGCCCTTCACTACAACATCTACTACCACAACAATGAGCCCACTATATAACAGTGTCGCTAATTATACT ACACCAGTGCTACTAGTGACAGAAGAGCCGGAAGATGACGCAGACTTCGAGATCAACCCACCACATCTCTGCTACAATGGCCAATGTCTCGTATACATGCAACACGAAAAGAGGCTACGCGTTCCCCTCTCTCTATTAGCCCCAGAAATGCCTGAAGATAATTCTACTGACGAAAACAATTGGTGCACCTATAGAACTG CTGGGCCATCAAAATGTATAGTACCAGCTGACCGTCTTCAAGAAATAAACCCAGATGGAGGTGAATGTAAGGCAGCCGTGCGATGCCAAGTGCTGGATCCGTATGATGAACCGGACGGAGTTCTTGCTAATGCTGAGTGCAGACTTGTTATTGGCGACCCGTCTTATACTTTCTGGAGCTATTTCGTTATAAG ACTTTTCGCTGACATATGGCCCACAGCCGCTTTGGCCTTGCTAGGCGCTGCTTGCGTCATAGCAACAAGAGAAACATCCTTAGGCCGTGGTGATGTTGGAAGACAGCTGGCCTTCGGAACCCTCGGCTTGGCGATCTTCCCACCCTTAGCCGGACTTGCAGCCTCGGAAATGCCTGACACGCCATACTTGGTGCCCTTCCTGTTGCATGCCTTGTTCATGTTTATTGGTGCACTCATACTAATAGTTGACAG CCACATGCCGCTCTCCACTCCTGAATGGTGGTGGCATACTGCAACAGGCGTCCTGACAATGCCCATGAATGCCGTAAGACGTTATGGAGCTGAGACGGCTGCTATCTTCGCTGTCGTGGTTCTATTAGGTACTCTGTGGAGTGGAATCGATGCATATTTGCCTTG gACGGTACTAGAGCTGAACGGTACCAGCGTGTCTGCCGGTCTGACACTGACAGCCGGTGCCTTACCCGCAGTCCCCGCTCTGTGGTGGGCGGAGGCGGTCGTGGACTACATCGGACATTCCAACATCTACATCGCGGCCTTTACGTTCTACTGTCTACGGTACACTG CTTTAGCCTACAGTACAACGTACACGTGGGTGATTGTAAGCGAGCTCCTGGAAGTGTTCACATTGAGCCTGGTTTGGGTGACGTCAGTGCTGTACTTCCGCCATCTTGTACCACGGAAGTACACTGCCACCGGTCAAGCTTTACCTGTCATTGCGCACTTTTGTCTAG GTCGATGTATCGGGGCCATAGTGAGTGGAATGGTGACACTCGAACAGAGCATCGAATCCAGCCGTAACGTGTACCGCGCGTTGGGCGTTTTGGCATTGCTCTGTTCGTGCGTCTACTTGGCTCTTTATCACTTGCTGTTGGCGCCACGATGCGCTTCACCCGCTGCGCCGCCGCCCACGCATTTATTACAAG gtTTGAACTCTAATGGCGCTTCAAATGGATCATACGCTCCTATGAGGGTATACCACGAAGAACGATCAAGGAAAGGTCACTTCCGCTACTAA
- the LOC125061395 gene encoding uncharacterized protein LOC125061395 isoform X2, giving the protein MNETNSEALADSEKPVQVSDNVPFPPFPAPADDDFEEDISKDERSYYITKFKDLNTIIHMKVHCTACDRHIGICPKNESNMKTHPMLRTLMCQNCYSFYNSGEFEKGDDGSELYCRWCGQGGQVYCCSDCPHVFCAKCIKRNMGPAKIREIEEVDDWKCFKCNSTCLRDLRAICWAALRYCDFKNRMAYKTEDAKLKESYLKEISEDVSECCRSKYRRKERLEAKKKEAEAKKAAVAVVSKLPPTIMVKKFASINSDEVNKAEIRKGQKRSASPKMKPSIILKNPISVSPKVTNTFHVAPMKKVRLPSNMMNPIRILNERKPVPQNTLIKIRPKANFQNNMFNGISTSTPFNNVMFNNDNINLSLDSLTQGLDMSSIQNMSGASQDELVCTPDFPMEPLCEVTEDNTDDDVQCITPGPVTPKTLSTQKPITLSDVTPENIIQMTENDVTVNSVTGGLKFRVDPQTLSSNKMYRLPDGRIFAINANPSMPGGYSATIVAVTETNRPKTNSSNKSSRGTPPPLRTIKNNPANRKKVSKHKSPKARRSDTTQREADLSVPVEWYRYNLIDAIDALEYSLTRLHKLKKEANTSFLRTRTVNEMRNLHRSFDTLLNTSSHRFKEIRDTLTKGFKQYLIKKCQENSEEEDDDDVEILPDLDEDPICIDENSLDSFCNETQEVDLTEGGSEQNDSREKAAHLASITQEIDEDDTKEITSEKIEEVDTSKDIASDAKLNGEKSAEPKSQRNVSIQILTDPLSNIDKDVAVNNSTDSKQAEDKNEKVDEKDVENKNKSIIEDTPKDKKEIVDSEVTKTVKTNLNEEKVTNGNNEDVDASDNTIDDLLKEAETKEASKESVMDISDDVKES; this is encoded by the exons ATGAATGAAACTAATAGTGAAGCACTTGCTGACTCCGAGAAGCCGGTTCAAGTATCAGATAATGTGCCATTCCCGCCTTTCCCGG CCCCAGCAGATGATGACTTTGAAGAAGATATATCTAAAGATGAGAGATCATactatataacaaaatttaaag ATCTCAACACTATTATTCACATGAAAGTTCACTGTACTGCTTGTGACCGACATATAGGGATTTGTCCCAAAAATGAAAGTAATATGAAAACACATCCTATGTTACGTACATTAATGTGCCAGAATtgttattcattttataacaGTGGAGAGTTTGAGAAGGGTGATGATGGCTCTGAACTATATTGTCGCTGGTGTGGACAAGGCGGTCAAGTGTACTGCTGCTCAGATTGCCCACATGTATTTTGTGCG aaatgcataaaaagaaatatgggCCCAGCTAAAATCAGAGAGATTGAGGAAGTAGATGATtggaaatgttttaaatgtaatagcaCCTGTTTGAGAGATTTGCGTGCAATTTGTTGGGCAGCATTGCGCTACTGTGACTTTAAAAACAG AATGGCTTATAAAACTGAAGATGCAAAGCTCAAGgaatcatatttaaaagaaatatcgGAAGATGTTTCTGAGTGCTGTAGGTCTAAATATAGAAGGAAGGAAAGGTTGGAGGCTAAGAAGAAAGAAGCTGAAGCCAAAAAAGCAGCTGTTGCAGTTGTATCTAAGCTTCCTCCTACAATAatg GTGAAGAAATTTGCTTCAATTAATTCTGATGAGGTGAACAAGGCCGAAATTAGGAAGGGGCAAAAAAGGTCGGCGAGTCCCAAAATGAAACCAagtataattttgaaaaatcctATTAGTGTGTCACCAAAGGTGACTAATACCTTTCACGTTGCACCTATGAAGAAAGTTAGG CTGCCGTCAAACATGATGAACCCAATAAGAATACTAAATGAGAGAAAACCTGTTCCccaaaatacattaataaagaTAAGACCGAAAGCCaactttcaaaataatatgttcAACGGGATCAGTACAAGCACACCATTTAacaatgttatgtttaataatgataatattaatttatcactGGACAGTCTCACCCAG ggACTAGATATGTCTTCTATACAAAACATGAGTGGCGCATCTCAGGACGAGTTAGTATGCACTCCGGACTTCCCAATGGAGCCATTATGCGag GTGACAGAGGATAACACGGATGATGATGTGCAGTGCATAACACCAGGTCCGGTGACACCTAAGACATTGTCTACACAAAAGCCTATCACTCTCTCCGACGTGACACCCGAAAATATCATACAAATGACTGAAAACGACGTTACCGTGAATTCTGTCACCGGTGGTCTTAAATTCCGCGTGGACCCCCAAACCTTATCTTCCAATAAGATGTATCGACTTCCCGATGGTAGAATATTTGCAATCAATGCCAATCCCTCCATGCCCGGCGGTTATTCGGCTACGATAGTAGCGGTTACTGAAACAAACCGACCCAAAACTAATTCATCTAATAAATCCAGCCGTGGGACGCCCCCACCGctaagaacaataaaaaacaatccAGCAAATCGCAAAAAAGTGTCAAAACACAAATCTCCAAAGGCCCGTCGCTCTGACACGACCCAAAGGGAAGCTGACCTGTCAGTACCCGTTGAATGGTACAGATATAATTTGATTGACGCTATAGACGCACTCGAGTACTCATTGACACGATTACATAAATTGAAAAAGGAAGCTAACACGTCCTTCTTACGAACGAGGACTGTCAACGAAATGCGGAATCTACACAGAAGTTTTGACACCCTATTAAATACCTCGTCGCATCGGTTCAAGGAGATTCGTGATACTCTTACTAAAGGATTTAAACAATACTTGATAAAGAAATGTCAAGAGAATAGCGAAGAGGAAGATGACGATGACGTCGAAATACTACCCGATTTAGACGAAGACCCCATTTGTATTGATGAAAATTCGCTAGATTCCTTCTGCAACGAGACCCAAGAAGTCGACTTGACGGAGGGTGGAAGCGAACAAAACGATAGTAGAGAGAAAGCTGCACATTTGGCTTCTATAACACAAGAGATTGATGAAGATGACACAAAAGAAATTACCAGTGAAAAGATCGAAGAAGTCGATACATCTAAAGACATTGCAAGTGATGCTAAATTGAACGGAGAAAAAAGTGCAGAACCGAAAAGTCAACGTAATGTCTCAATCCAAATCCTCACCGATCCACTATCAAATATAGACAAAGATGTTGCGGTGAACAATTCAACTGATAGTAAGCAAGCTGaagataaaaatgaaaaagttgatgaaaaggatgttgaaaataaaaacaaaagtattaTAGAAGACACTCCGAAAGATAAAAAGGAGATTGTTGATAGCGAAGTAACAAAAACAGTTAAAACTAACCTAAACGAAGAAAAAGTTACCAATGGTAATAATGAAGATGTTGATGCCAGTGATAATACGATAGATGATTTGTTGAAAGAAGCAGAGACAAAGGAAGCAAGTAAAGAAAGTGTTATGGACATTTCTGATGATGTAAAGGAATCTTAA
- the LOC125061395 gene encoding uncharacterized protein LOC125061395 isoform X1 → MNETNSEALADSEKPVQVSDNVPFPPFPAPADDDFEEDISKDERSYYITKFKDLNTIIHMKVHCTACDRHIGICPKNESNMKTHPMLRTLMCQNCYSFYNSGEFEKGDDGSELYCRWCGQGGQVYCCSDCPHVFCAKCIKRNMGPAKIREIEEVDDWKCFKCNSTCLRDLRAICWAALRYCDFKNRMAYKTEDAKLKESYLKEISEDVSECCRSKYRRKERLEAKKKEAEAKKAAVAVVSKLPPTIMVKKFASINSDEVNKAEIRKGQKRSASPKMKPSIILKNPISVSPKVTNTFHVAPMKKVRPAWSRSIMLPSNMMNPIRILNERKPVPQNTLIKIRPKANFQNNMFNGISTSTPFNNVMFNNDNINLSLDSLTQGLDMSSIQNMSGASQDELVCTPDFPMEPLCEVTEDNTDDDVQCITPGPVTPKTLSTQKPITLSDVTPENIIQMTENDVTVNSVTGGLKFRVDPQTLSSNKMYRLPDGRIFAINANPSMPGGYSATIVAVTETNRPKTNSSNKSSRGTPPPLRTIKNNPANRKKVSKHKSPKARRSDTTQREADLSVPVEWYRYNLIDAIDALEYSLTRLHKLKKEANTSFLRTRTVNEMRNLHRSFDTLLNTSSHRFKEIRDTLTKGFKQYLIKKCQENSEEEDDDDVEILPDLDEDPICIDENSLDSFCNETQEVDLTEGGSEQNDSREKAAHLASITQEIDEDDTKEITSEKIEEVDTSKDIASDAKLNGEKSAEPKSQRNVSIQILTDPLSNIDKDVAVNNSTDSKQAEDKNEKVDEKDVENKNKSIIEDTPKDKKEIVDSEVTKTVKTNLNEEKVTNGNNEDVDASDNTIDDLLKEAETKEASKESVMDISDDVKES, encoded by the exons ATGAATGAAACTAATAGTGAAGCACTTGCTGACTCCGAGAAGCCGGTTCAAGTATCAGATAATGTGCCATTCCCGCCTTTCCCGG CCCCAGCAGATGATGACTTTGAAGAAGATATATCTAAAGATGAGAGATCATactatataacaaaatttaaag ATCTCAACACTATTATTCACATGAAAGTTCACTGTACTGCTTGTGACCGACATATAGGGATTTGTCCCAAAAATGAAAGTAATATGAAAACACATCCTATGTTACGTACATTAATGTGCCAGAATtgttattcattttataacaGTGGAGAGTTTGAGAAGGGTGATGATGGCTCTGAACTATATTGTCGCTGGTGTGGACAAGGCGGTCAAGTGTACTGCTGCTCAGATTGCCCACATGTATTTTGTGCG aaatgcataaaaagaaatatgggCCCAGCTAAAATCAGAGAGATTGAGGAAGTAGATGATtggaaatgttttaaatgtaatagcaCCTGTTTGAGAGATTTGCGTGCAATTTGTTGGGCAGCATTGCGCTACTGTGACTTTAAAAACAG AATGGCTTATAAAACTGAAGATGCAAAGCTCAAGgaatcatatttaaaagaaatatcgGAAGATGTTTCTGAGTGCTGTAGGTCTAAATATAGAAGGAAGGAAAGGTTGGAGGCTAAGAAGAAAGAAGCTGAAGCCAAAAAAGCAGCTGTTGCAGTTGTATCTAAGCTTCCTCCTACAATAatg GTGAAGAAATTTGCTTCAATTAATTCTGATGAGGTGAACAAGGCCGAAATTAGGAAGGGGCAAAAAAGGTCGGCGAGTCCCAAAATGAAACCAagtataattttgaaaaatcctATTAGTGTGTCACCAAAGGTGACTAATACCTTTCACGTTGCACCTATGAAGAAAGTTAGG CCTGCATGGTCACGGTCAATCATG CTGCCGTCAAACATGATGAACCCAATAAGAATACTAAATGAGAGAAAACCTGTTCCccaaaatacattaataaagaTAAGACCGAAAGCCaactttcaaaataatatgttcAACGGGATCAGTACAAGCACACCATTTAacaatgttatgtttaataatgataatattaatttatcactGGACAGTCTCACCCAG ggACTAGATATGTCTTCTATACAAAACATGAGTGGCGCATCTCAGGACGAGTTAGTATGCACTCCGGACTTCCCAATGGAGCCATTATGCGag GTGACAGAGGATAACACGGATGATGATGTGCAGTGCATAACACCAGGTCCGGTGACACCTAAGACATTGTCTACACAAAAGCCTATCACTCTCTCCGACGTGACACCCGAAAATATCATACAAATGACTGAAAACGACGTTACCGTGAATTCTGTCACCGGTGGTCTTAAATTCCGCGTGGACCCCCAAACCTTATCTTCCAATAAGATGTATCGACTTCCCGATGGTAGAATATTTGCAATCAATGCCAATCCCTCCATGCCCGGCGGTTATTCGGCTACGATAGTAGCGGTTACTGAAACAAACCGACCCAAAACTAATTCATCTAATAAATCCAGCCGTGGGACGCCCCCACCGctaagaacaataaaaaacaatccAGCAAATCGCAAAAAAGTGTCAAAACACAAATCTCCAAAGGCCCGTCGCTCTGACACGACCCAAAGGGAAGCTGACCTGTCAGTACCCGTTGAATGGTACAGATATAATTTGATTGACGCTATAGACGCACTCGAGTACTCATTGACACGATTACATAAATTGAAAAAGGAAGCTAACACGTCCTTCTTACGAACGAGGACTGTCAACGAAATGCGGAATCTACACAGAAGTTTTGACACCCTATTAAATACCTCGTCGCATCGGTTCAAGGAGATTCGTGATACTCTTACTAAAGGATTTAAACAATACTTGATAAAGAAATGTCAAGAGAATAGCGAAGAGGAAGATGACGATGACGTCGAAATACTACCCGATTTAGACGAAGACCCCATTTGTATTGATGAAAATTCGCTAGATTCCTTCTGCAACGAGACCCAAGAAGTCGACTTGACGGAGGGTGGAAGCGAACAAAACGATAGTAGAGAGAAAGCTGCACATTTGGCTTCTATAACACAAGAGATTGATGAAGATGACACAAAAGAAATTACCAGTGAAAAGATCGAAGAAGTCGATACATCTAAAGACATTGCAAGTGATGCTAAATTGAACGGAGAAAAAAGTGCAGAACCGAAAAGTCAACGTAATGTCTCAATCCAAATCCTCACCGATCCACTATCAAATATAGACAAAGATGTTGCGGTGAACAATTCAACTGATAGTAAGCAAGCTGaagataaaaatgaaaaagttgatgaaaaggatgttgaaaataaaaacaaaagtattaTAGAAGACACTCCGAAAGATAAAAAGGAGATTGTTGATAGCGAAGTAACAAAAACAGTTAAAACTAACCTAAACGAAGAAAAAGTTACCAATGGTAATAATGAAGATGTTGATGCCAGTGATAATACGATAGATGATTTGTTGAAAGAAGCAGAGACAAAGGAAGCAAGTAAAGAAAGTGTTATGGACATTTCTGATGATGTAAAGGAATCTTAA